A part of Solicola gregarius genomic DNA contains:
- a CDS encoding MFS transporter: protein MSAADSIHDGLWTPGFRRLLAARLTSQCGDGVFQAGIAWLVLLSPDAQRTPASFVGVLALLLLPFSIVGPFAGVVLDRWRRRQILFVGQLLRVAAVCAVAFLSGVGGQRGTVLAYALVLVALGINRLLLAALSASVPYVVRRGRLVDANAIGPTAGTVSTGAGLAIGALVIATSATSSHVLLASTLVFVAAALIAKGFAPEALGPGAGARTPRLADAVVDLRAAYRHLSGRPRAWWALVRLGAFRFAFGWWAVWVFAETAASSADADAAASAIATAAGIGAAAVLTPLAARRWALDQWVRTLAIAMVAVALASAVADPAVMWAIQGFAFGIAGQTLKIQTDTIVQREVDESFLGRTFTLYDVTFNVTFVAGSLIGAIGYT, encoded by the coding sequence GTGTCTGCGGCCGATTCGATCCATGACGGCCTCTGGACACCGGGATTCCGCCGCCTGCTCGCGGCGCGACTGACCTCCCAGTGCGGCGACGGCGTGTTCCAGGCGGGCATCGCGTGGCTCGTGCTGCTCTCCCCGGATGCACAGCGCACTCCGGCGTCGTTCGTCGGCGTACTCGCCCTCCTGCTGCTGCCGTTCAGCATCGTCGGTCCGTTCGCCGGAGTCGTGCTCGACCGTTGGCGACGCCGACAGATCCTGTTCGTCGGACAACTGCTGAGAGTCGCCGCCGTCTGTGCCGTCGCGTTCCTGTCCGGTGTCGGCGGCCAACGCGGCACGGTGCTGGCGTATGCCCTCGTGCTGGTCGCGCTCGGGATCAACCGGCTGCTGCTCGCCGCGCTGTCTGCATCGGTGCCGTACGTCGTCCGCCGCGGCCGACTCGTCGACGCGAACGCGATCGGCCCGACCGCGGGCACCGTGTCCACCGGAGCGGGCCTCGCCATCGGTGCCCTCGTCATCGCCACCAGCGCAACGTCGTCCCACGTGCTCCTCGCGTCGACGTTGGTCTTCGTCGCCGCCGCACTGATCGCCAAGGGGTTCGCTCCCGAGGCGCTCGGACCCGGCGCCGGTGCGCGTACGCCTCGGCTCGCCGATGCCGTCGTCGATCTGCGCGCTGCGTACCGCCACCTGAGCGGCAGGCCCCGCGCGTGGTGGGCACTGGTGCGGCTCGGCGCATTCCGGTTCGCCTTCGGTTGGTGGGCGGTGTGGGTGTTCGCCGAGACCGCAGCGAGTAGCGCGGACGCCGACGCGGCGGCATCGGCCATCGCCACCGCCGCGGGAATCGGTGCCGCTGCCGTACTGACGCCACTCGCGGCCAGGCGCTGGGCGCTCGACCAATGGGTCCGGACGCTCGCGATTGCGATGGTCGCCGTCGCACTCGCCTCCGCGGTCGCCGACCCCGCCGTCATGTGGGCGATCCAGGGCTTCGCGTTCGGGATCGCCGGTCAGACCTTGAAGATCCAGACCGACACGATCGTCCAGCGCGAGGTCGACGAGTCGTTCCTGGGCCGTACGTTCACGCTGTACGACGTCACCTTCAACGTGACATTCGTTGCGGGCTCGCTGATCGGCGCGATCGGCTACACCTGA